In the genome of Caenorhabditis elegans chromosome IV, the window TACTCAGAAGCGTGACGtcataaaataattataaatatagaaaaagGGTCATGTCATAAAACATATAATTGCCAGAGATACATTCTGCAAATTCAACTATTTTCCAAGAGAAGTGTCTCTACCAAAACTATCCTGAAACCGTACAGCAGCATCAATAAACTGCGTGTTGcaataaacttttcaaactgtTTCAACCCCGCACAATCATCCAGGTTTTTCATATATAAAAAGCCAGTTTCACCATCTGAAAGAGTCGTTTTATACCGTTTCCTTCAAACTATGAGGTTTCTCTATATTTCTGCAGTAGCTCTCGTTATTTCCGTTGCAGCTATCGGAAATCCATTTGGAGGAGACGATAAGTGTGAAGAAGGAAAGCCGACTTGTCCACCTGGatataaatttcaagaaaGAGAGGGTAAACGTGGATGGTGCTTGAAGGCAagataaattttattaatattcttttaaattttaaatattggcATTATAGTACTTCCCTGGAAATACAACATTCGAAGAGGCCGAGAAAATTTGCAGATGTCAAGGAGGAGCATCACTctctggaattgaaaatatgaaagagTTGACTTGGGTTAttggttagttttttaaaagttgcgGCGGTTCTTAATAAAAGTCATGTTCAAGTCCAAGCCAAGGCTTCGTTTGCTGAAGAAGGAATCCAAACAGGAGGAATTTGGGTCGGAGCGTACCGTCGCAAAGCGTGCTGGGATAAAAAGAACTTGAACAAAACCGAGTGCTCAAAAGAGCTTCAATACCAGTGGACCGATAGAAATACTGTTGGAAATCTGATGTGGAAGAAGAGATGGACTGCGGGAGCACCACATGACAATACTGTTGGGTTTGTGAAAAGTTTGGAGagtcaattttccagtttaaTACTTTCAGAGATCACCACGAGTATTGCGTCCAGCTTCAAGTCACCGTCGACCCAGCTTTGGCGAATAAGAACCTCACTGGATTTTTCGATAACAGAGTgtgagtatttttttttcaaatttggtgaaaaataaTACTGATCAAGATTTGCTAAACTTTTATGATACTTAACCTTTTACAGATGTGTGAACCCAgctgctgaaaatcaattccCATCAGAAGGATTCCTTTGTGGACGTCCACCAAAATACACTGGAGGCGGAAATGGCGGatatggtggtggtggtggactTGTAATCATTGGAGCCGGCAAACCAACAAAGAAACCATAATTTTAGAAGTTGCATTTTCGGTTATTGgattaaaattataaactgATTCTGTGATTCTGTGAAAATATTTgcattcgaaaaatgttcatcaCCTTAATGAAAACCTAACAAAAAAGTagtgtttggtttttttgaagttatcgGTCACATGCTGATTGTAAATGCGAAAAGGGGAAATACGAAAAGGGGAATTACAAAAAAGGGAAATACGAAAAGGGGAAATACGAAAAGGGGAAactggcaccgtgccaacgCACGAAAcgctttttttctcattcaacgcacgactttttcgaaattttcttcttgaaaatacgcttaacaacacgcgacgcgtaatttcggagcatcgttgtatcgttttcttcgagaaaaagtGCGTTTTGTGCGTTGGCACAGTGCCAATTTTCCCTTTTCGTAGTTCCCCTTTTCGTATTTCCCCTTTTTGTAATTCCCCTTTTCGTATTTCCCCTTTTCGCATTTCCCCTTTTCGTTCA includes:
- the C49C3.11 gene encoding C-type lectin domain-containing protein (Confirmed by transcript evidence), which codes for MRFLYISAVALVISVAAIGNPFGGDDKCEEGKPTCPPGYKFQEREGKRGWCLKYFPGNTTFEEAEKICRCQGGASLSGIENMKELTWVIVQAKASFAEEGIQTGGIWVGAYRRKACWDKKNLNKTECSKELQYQWTDRNTVGNLMWKKRWTAGAPHDNTVGDHHEYCVQLQVTVDPALANKNLTGFFDNRVCVNPAAENQFPSEGFLCGRPPKYTGGGNGGYGGGGGLVIIGAGKPTKKP